CTTTTGGTCCACGAGGACCGGAGGGTGGTCTACCTGAACCCCAAGGCGGCCCAGCTTCTCGGGGTGGAGCGGGAGAAGGTCCTGGGGAAGCCCCTCCTCCTGGCCCTGAGGGACCACCGCCTCGAGGCCCTGGCCCTCTTCGGGGGGGAGCGGGTCCTGGAGGTGCGGGGGCGGTGGCTCTCGGTCCGGGCCCTTCCCGGGGCGCTCTACCTCCTGGACGAGACGGAGGAGCGGACCCGGCGGCTGGGGCTGGAGGAGGCGGCCCAGGTCCTGGCCCACGAGTTCCGCACCCCCTTGGCAGGCATCCTCTCCCTCCTGGAGGCCCTCACCCCCCGGGGCCCGGAGGAGGAGGCGGTCCTGGCCCACCTGAAGGCGGAGGCCCGGCGGCTTGCCCGCCTGGTGGAGGACCTCTCCTTGGAGGGCCGTCGGCCGGGCCGGGTCTTTGACCTGGAGGAGCTCTGGCCCAGGCTTCAGGCCCTCCTGCGGGAAAGGCTCCAGGGCCGCGCCGTCCTTTACGAGGCCAAAGGGGAGGTCCGGGCCGACCCCGACGCGGTCTTCCAGGCCCTCCTCAACCTCTTAGACAACGCCCTCAAGTACGGCCAAGACCCCGTGCGGGTGGTGAGCTTCCGGGAGGAGGGCCGCCTCCACCTCGAGGTCCGCGACCAGGGCCCTCCCCTGGAGGCCTACGAGCCCCTCTTCCTCCCGGGCCACCGGGGGTTCCAGGGGGGGCTGGGCCGGGGGCTGGGCCTTTACCTGGTGCGGCGGCTGAGCGGGACCTGGGGCGGGGGGGCCTACGCCCTGAGGCGGGAAGGGGAGAACGCCTTCGGCGTCTACTTTCCCCTAGACTGGAAAAAGGAGGCCTGAGATGCGGGAAGCCCTGGACAAGGAGTTGAACGGCTTGGTGGCGGAGGCTTTGCGGATGCTCTCCCTGGTGCGGGAGATGACCCAGGAGGCCACGGAGGCTCTGGTGGAGGGGAACGCCGAGAAGGCCCGGGGGGTGATCCTGAAGGACAAGGAGGTGGACGCCCTGGAGCTCAAGATAGAGAACCAGGCCATCGCCCTCATCGCCCGGCACCAGCCGGTGGCCTCGGACCTCCGGCTCGTCTTCACCATCATCAAGGCCCTGACCGACCTCGAGCGGGCGGGGGACTACGCCATGCACGTGGCGGAGGACGTCCTCCTCCTGGCGCAGGAGCCGCCCCTCAAGAAGTACGTCACCCTCCCCGAGATGGGCAAGCGCCTTCTGGAGATGATGGACCTTCTGGCCAAGGCGGTGGCGGAGCGGAACGCCCCCCTGGCCCGGGAGGTCCTGAGCATGGACGACCAGGTGGACGGCCTCTACGAGGAGGTCACCCGGGAACTCCTCACCTACATGATGGAGGACCCCCGGACCATCTCCAAGGCCCTCACCCTGATGCGGGTGGCCCGGAGCTACGAGCGGCTGGGGGACCACCTGGAAAACGTGGCCGAGCGGGTGATCTACTGGCTGACCGGGGAGGTGGAGAAGAAGCCCGAGGACGTGTACTGAATGAAGCCCCCATCCTGGCAGGGGCCAGGATGGGGTAGCCTGCCGGGGCCCCGTCTGGGACGGGGTGGCCTCAGAAGGCGAAGTCCTCCAGGTACCAGCGCTCCGTCTTCTTGTGCTCCTCCTTGGGGTCCATCTTCCCGGCATAGGCCAGAAGGACCAGGATCTTCTTCCCGGGGACGATCTCCACGTCCGTGGGCTCGCCGGTCTTCAGCTTGCGGCTGAACTCCACCGTCCACCGGTTCCCCTCGTAGGTGGCGGCGGCGGAGAGGATGGAGTTCTTACCCCCCTCCTCCTCGTCGGGCACAGGCCGGCCCGTGCGCTTGGTCTGGTACAGGTCAAGGGCCACCAGCTTGCCGTCTTGCATGTAGAAGAGGTACTCGTCGGCCCCCTTCTTCTTGTCGGTCTTCTCCGCCAGGAAGCCGATCCCCACCCAGCCCTTGGACTCGGCCTGCAGGCCGAGGTAGAGGGTGTCCCCCACGACGCTCCAGTAGAGGACGAAGCCGCTTTTCTCGTGCTTGAAGGTCTTCTGGTACTCCCCTGCCCCGATCTTCCCGTCCACCTTGGGGGCCTGGGCCACCGCCACGCCGAGGGCCAGAGCCAGGATGCCGATGAGCGCTCTCTTCATCATCCACCTCCTTCAGTCCTTGATCGTGAAGCCCACCACCAGGGCCACCGCCCCGATGTGGGTGTGCGCAAGGGCCGCGAGGACGGGCCTCGAGCCCTTAAACGCCTCCAGAAAGCCCGAAAGGGTCCACAAGGAGACCTCCGCGTCCCGGGCGTTCCAAAGCAGGTGGTAGTACGCCCCCAGAACCCCGGTGAGGAAGGTCACCCCCATCCAGAGCATCCAGGGGTAGCGGACCCACCTTCCCCGGTGCCAGAACATGAGGGCGGTGAGGGGAAAGCCCACCAGGGAGACGTAGAAGGGGATCCGGGACTGCCAGCTCTCCGCGAAGTGCCCCAGGACCCAGTGCTCCATGCTGTAGAAGGCAAAGCCGAAGAGGGCGATGAGAAGGAAGGCGAACCGGATGAACTCCAAGGTCCTCTCTTCCTCCGTCTGCGCGCGGATCAGGGCTTCAATCATGGCTCACCTCGCCCGGTAGATGGAAAGCAGGCCCGTCACCCCCATGTGGGTGAAGGCCAACGCGGCCAGGACGGGGCGGCTTCCCGCCACCGCCTGCATGGCCG
This genomic stretch from Thermus filiformis harbors:
- a CDS encoding HAD family hydrolase: MIEALIRAQTEEERTLEFIRFAFLLIALFGFAFYSMEHWVLGHFAESWQSRIPFYVSLVGFPLTALMFWHRGRWVRYPWMLWMGVTFLTGVLGAYYHLLWNARDAEVSLWTLSGFLEAFKGSRPVLAALAHTHIGAVALVVGFTIKD
- a CDS encoding ATP-binding protein — encoded protein: MKYWEEAREGLLVHEDRRVVYLNPKAAQLLGVEREKVLGKPLLLALRDHRLEALALFGGERVLEVRGRWLSVRALPGALYLLDETEERTRRLGLEEAAQVLAHEFRTPLAGILSLLEALTPRGPEEEAVLAHLKAEARRLARLVEDLSLEGRRPGRVFDLEELWPRLQALLRERLQGRAVLYEAKGEVRADPDAVFQALLNLLDNALKYGQDPVRVVSFREEGRLHLEVRDQGPPLEAYEPLFLPGHRGFQGGLGRGLGLYLVRRLSGTWGGGAYALRREGENAFGVYFPLDWKKEA
- a CDS encoding DOMON domain-containing protein, with the protein product MKRALIGILALALGVAVAQAPKVDGKIGAGEYQKTFKHEKSGFVLYWSVVGDTLYLGLQAESKGWVGIGFLAEKTDKKKGADEYLFYMQDGKLVALDLYQTKRTGRPVPDEEEGGKNSILSAAATYEGNRWTVEFSRKLKTGEPTDVEIVPGKKILVLLAYAGKMDPKEEHKKTERWYLEDFAF
- the phoU gene encoding phosphate signaling complex protein PhoU; the encoded protein is MREALDKELNGLVAEALRMLSLVREMTQEATEALVEGNAEKARGVILKDKEVDALELKIENQAIALIARHQPVASDLRLVFTIIKALTDLERAGDYAMHVAEDVLLLAQEPPLKKYVTLPEMGKRLLEMMDLLAKAVAERNAPLAREVLSMDDQVDGLYEEVTRELLTYMMEDPRTISKALTLMRVARSYERLGDHLENVAERVIYWLTGEVEKKPEDVY